A window of the Bacteroides thetaiotaomicron VPI-5482 genome harbors these coding sequences:
- a CDS encoding sensor histidine kinase, whose translation MMQDIWGTSFLFGLIASLVALIHLSMHFSDMIVLKGKENLALQKRYLMMQLDPHFVFNSLSSLAGMIGEDPKMAEDYVVKLSHIYRYILQHIDKEYITLADGTDFIKSYLGLLNMRYDNAIVLHADDLHGDRDECILSLSLQLIIENAVKHNCPQSGIELHVSLGRQGDMLVIKNNRIYANHNNDQSVESYGIGISNLKQRYRLEGEAEPEFIAHKDSFEVRLPIIKRKQ comes from the coding sequence ATGATGCAGGATATATGGGGAACGTCTTTTCTATTCGGACTGATAGCGAGTCTTGTAGCACTCATCCACCTTTCGATGCACTTCTCCGACATGATTGTTCTGAAAGGAAAGGAGAATCTCGCCTTACAGAAACGATACCTTATGATGCAGTTGGACCCACATTTTGTGTTTAACAGTCTTAGTTCACTTGCTGGAATGATAGGGGAGGACCCGAAGATGGCTGAGGACTATGTCGTGAAACTCTCACATATCTACCGCTACATACTTCAGCATATCGACAAGGAGTATATAACCCTTGCCGACGGCACCGACTTCATCAAGTCGTACCTCGGCCTGCTCAACATGCGCTACGACAACGCCATCGTCTTGCACGCCGACGATTTGCACGGCGACCGCGACGAATGTATCCTCTCGCTGAGTCTGCAGCTTATCATCGAGAATGCCGTGAAGCATAACTGCCCGCAGAGCGGCATCGAGCTTCATGTGTCTCTTGGTCGCCAGGGCGACATGCTCGTCATAAAGAACAATCGCATATACGCTAACCACAATAACGACCAAAGTGTAGAGTCTTACGGCATAGGCATTAGCAACTTGAAGCAACGCTATCGACTGGAGGGCGAAGCTGAACCGGAGTTCATAGCCCATAAAGATTCATTTGAAGTGCGACTGCCAATCATAAAACGAAAACAATAG
- a CDS encoding LytR/AlgR family response regulator transcription factor, whose translation MKKVLIIEDDHFSARRLKRLIMDIDDTIDVHGPLKSMSEVTEELAANNDYDLIFSDIRLADGDVFEAFRKVMPQSFVIFTTAYDEYAMEAIKNNGLDYLMKPIDADELRAAIGKLRLNRNAQQSAVESPLHGVLNDTRQYRERFLITKGDELCMLCADDISYINMHDNRITAFAVDGTSYPLAMSMNDLEQALDPSRFFRLNRQYIANINGIRKISFYFGSKLMVKLKGCEDDNIVISKEKATLFKKWLEK comes from the coding sequence ATGAAAAAGGTTTTGATTATAGAAGACGACCATTTCAGCGCAAGACGTCTGAAAAGGCTCATTATGGATATTGACGACACGATAGACGTGCATGGACCGCTGAAAAGTATGTCGGAGGTGACAGAGGAGCTTGCCGCCAACAACGACTATGACCTTATCTTTTCCGACATCCGACTTGCCGACGGTGACGTGTTTGAAGCGTTCCGCAAGGTGATGCCACAGTCGTTCGTGATCTTCACCACGGCTTACGACGAATATGCAATGGAGGCGATAAAGAACAACGGACTCGACTATCTGATGAAGCCGATTGACGCTGACGAGCTGCGTGCCGCAATCGGCAAGCTGCGGCTTAACCGCAATGCACAACAGTCTGCCGTAGAGAGTCCTCTGCATGGCGTGCTTAACGACACACGCCAATACCGCGAGCGCTTCCTAATCACGAAAGGCGACGAGCTTTGCATGCTCTGCGCTGACGACATAAGCTACATCAATATGCATGACAACCGCATCACGGCGTTTGCCGTCGACGGCACATCCTATCCGCTGGCCATGAGCATGAACGACCTGGAGCAGGCTTTAGACCCTTCCCGTTTCTTCCGTCTCAATCGACAGTATATCGCCAACATTAATGGCATCAGGAAAATCAGTTTTTACTTCGGTTCTAAACTGATGGTGAAGCTTAAAGGCTGCGAGGATGACAATATTGTTATAAGCAAGGAGAAAGCGACATTGTTTAAAAAATGGTTGGAGAAATAA
- a CDS encoding porin family protein: MKKILLSLLALGCFSAANAQTFRFGPTVGGNLNISDETKTKIGFAVGAKAEMNFNNPENGWFMDASVLFNNRNRQSENYFNNETKLTQCWKYSTYSLLVPVNVGYKFRLSDNLNLLAAVGPYADFGLTGTDKVTTTDAKGHSKEEKMSSNVYGDKLFNRVNFGFDAKVGVEIAKHYQLSLSYSRGFTNIFKGGLNTKAQDLQLGFSYMF; this comes from the coding sequence ATGAAAAAGATTTTATTATCATTGCTTGCATTAGGTTGTTTTTCAGCCGCAAATGCACAAACATTCCGCTTCGGTCCAACTGTAGGAGGAAATCTGAACATTTCTGATGAGACAAAAACAAAGATCGGTTTTGCTGTAGGTGCAAAAGCAGAAATGAACTTCAACAACCCAGAGAACGGTTGGTTTATGGATGCTTCGGTCTTGTTCAACAACAGAAACAGACAGAGCGAAAACTATTTCAATAACGAAACAAAGTTGACTCAGTGCTGGAAGTACTCAACCTACTCTCTTCTCGTTCCAGTCAATGTAGGCTACAAATTCCGCCTTTCAGACAACTTGAATCTCCTCGCTGCTGTTGGCCCTTATGCAGATTTTGGCTTGACAGGTACGGACAAAGTCACAACGACTGATGCTAAAGGACATAGCAAAGAGGAGAAAATGTCCTCAAATGTTTACGGAGACAAACTCTTCAATCGTGTAAACTTCGGCTTCGATGCCAAGGTTGGCGTTGAAATCGCCAAGCACTACCAGCTTAGCCTTTCTTATAGTAGAGGATTTACCAATATCTTTAAAGGTGGACTCAATACTAAAGCCCAAGACCTACAGTTGGGATTCTCATATATGTTCTAA
- the mobV gene encoding MobV family relaxase produces the protein MERNMPRAAIHVGTDKKSFSSQVGNEAERRGWDEKRYQLKNADIDKNNHYNYSRKRLNFEIVKGEKIVPLGYQSVPLHERLQHRLDELGFKPYMDAKRPDQVSRNSPNCTVGIIFSGDHDVLNRLAFGEQKLNTSDPNADHSKVVLQKGIYDWALDTYRFACEKWGEENVIGFDVHCDETSIHAHVQTVPVEQVRKRGRIGSKYIHKDNPENVLTTKEWRALPKEERDNYTKSEAAKGVVERVSYAKVWGERAKDKSQYLSQLHTDYYNKVGHKYGLARGFSYDELSEEEKRGRKHKNKVVLEAERQAKVALDKVEKYAVLATIDKKELTIPLLNIKAPVQEAMNAVKKELAIPIPTIIGQKAWREERVSNIYAAIKALVAAVNAERDKQNEDVRKSVNKTYTYYMQNLNKQIEENKSLRAENDALKTENNKVKQRISQLDEKAVERVTTQLVCAKEELASAKSYNTTLMEMYNDLKARWNAIWQEPEMTDAWRRVEARKEKETKEKARQEAEAKRESMARQNRYIGVLDKFIHEGHEALSSFAKTDRVNFNEKESASIYYGIMASAVKHNIGLDSKACIESAAKRFLSGMSWHGFTDFKQECITSWTKLFATNEVQFTDNAIDNFLAFVDHMSCSADTYVSLGGSNGCADQLTNWDGTQKVGLGSVPQKKEKGLGR, from the coding sequence ATGGAAAGAAACATGCCACGTGCCGCCATCCATGTAGGCACAGACAAGAAATCGTTCTCGTCCCAAGTGGGCAACGAGGCGGAACGCAGAGGTTGGGACGAGAAGCGTTACCAACTAAAAAACGCAGACATAGACAAGAACAACCATTATAACTACTCACGCAAGAGACTCAACTTTGAGATAGTCAAGGGCGAAAAGATAGTGCCTCTTGGTTACCAGTCAGTGCCGTTGCATGAACGCTTGCAGCACAGACTCGATGAACTTGGCTTCAAGCCGTATATGGATGCCAAGCGTCCCGACCAAGTTTCAAGGAACAGTCCGAACTGCACTGTCGGCATCATTTTCAGTGGTGACCATGATGTGCTTAACAGGCTTGCCTTTGGTGAACAGAAACTCAACACATCAGATCCAAATGCTGACCACAGCAAGGTTGTATTGCAAAAAGGCATCTATGACTGGGCATTGGACACCTACCGCTTTGCATGTGAGAAATGGGGAGAAGAGAATGTCATCGGCTTTGATGTGCATTGTGACGAGACAAGCATCCATGCCCATGTGCAGACCGTACCTGTTGAACAAGTAAGGAAACGTGGGCGCATCGGAAGCAAGTACATTCACAAGGATAATCCAGAAAATGTTCTTACAACCAAAGAATGGAGAGCACTTCCAAAAGAAGAACGTGACAACTACACAAAATCGGAAGCGGCAAAGGGTGTTGTTGAAAGGGTCTCTTATGCCAAAGTGTGGGGAGAGCGAGCAAAGGACAAATCACAATACCTTTCCCAACTGCATACTGACTATTACAACAAGGTAGGGCATAAGTATGGCTTGGCAAGAGGCTTCTCCTATGATGAACTTTCAGAGGAAGAGAAACGGGGACGCAAGCATAAGAACAAGGTGGTACTTGAAGCGGAACGTCAGGCGAAAGTCGCTCTTGACAAAGTGGAGAAGTATGCAGTGCTTGCCACAATTGACAAGAAGGAGCTGACCATTCCTTTACTCAACATCAAGGCTCCAGTTCAAGAAGCGATGAATGCCGTAAAGAAAGAACTTGCCATCCCGATTCCTACTATTATCGGACAAAAGGCGTGGCGTGAGGAGCGTGTGTCTAATATCTACGCTGCCATCAAGGCTCTTGTAGCAGCCGTTAATGCAGAACGTGACAAGCAGAATGAAGATGTACGCAAGTCTGTCAATAAGACATACACTTACTATATGCAGAATCTCAATAAGCAGATAGAGGAGAACAAGTCGCTTCGTGCCGAGAATGATGCGCTAAAGACTGAAAACAACAAAGTCAAACAACGTATCTCTCAACTTGACGAGAAGGCTGTGGAGCGAGTGACTACTCAACTTGTCTGTGCGAAGGAAGAACTCGCCAGTGCCAAAAGTTATAATACTACACTTATGGAAATGTACAATGATTTGAAGGCTCGTTGGAATGCCATTTGGCAAGAGCCTGAAATGACAGACGCATGGAGACGAGTGGAAGCACGTAAGGAGAAAGAAACAAAAGAAAAGGCTCGGCAAGAAGCCGAAGCCAAACGTGAAAGCATGGCTCGGCAAAATAGATACATAGGAGTGCTTGACAAGTTCATCCATGAGGGACATGAAGCTTTATCATCCTTTGCCAAGACAGACAGAGTCAACTTCAACGAGAAAGAATCGGCTTCCATATACTATGGCATTATGGCATCTGCTGTAAAGCATAATATTGGATTGGACTCTAAAGCCTGTATAGAATCGGCAGCAAAAAGGTTCTTATCTGGCATGTCGTGGCATGGTTTTACAGACTTCAAGCAAGAATGTATTACCAGTTGGACAAAACTATTCGCCACGAATGAAGTTCAATTCACAGACAATGCCATTGACAACTTTCTCGCTTTTGTTGACCACATGTCATGTAGTGCAGACACATACGTTTCACTCGGTGGCTCCAATGGGTGTGCTGACCAACTTACAAATTGGGACGGAACACAAAAGGTAGGGCTTGGAAGCGTTCCACAAAAGAAAGAAAAAGGGCTGGGGCGATAA
- a CDS encoding DUF6371 domain-containing protein, translated as MNEYRFHLEKYRLGNRYTCPNCERKRCFTRYIDDEGEVSFPDNVGKCDHEHSCGYHYTPKDYFREHPDFLSKDKLPYPTRGNTQPKVVEKPISYIANAIMERSLSHYGINPLYQYLSKVFGEQETERLMKMYHVGTSYKWGGSTIYWQVDKDDKVRTGKVMLYNPKDGHRVKEPRSYVGWAHAFLHLPDFNLCQCFFGEHLLAQHPTMSVAIVESEKTAIIASHFIPNFIWLATGGMHGCLNQIAVKVLGGRDIILFPDLGATDKWKSKIPLLQSVCKRVVISNILEDNATDEQKTKGLDIADFLLMAETPQMALQRLIKQHPPLKHLIDCLGLVLVEES; from the coding sequence ATGAACGAGTATAGATTTCACTTGGAGAAATACAGATTGGGCAATCGTTACACATGCCCGAATTGTGAGCGCAAGCGTTGTTTCACAAGATACATAGATGATGAGGGGGAAGTGTCCTTCCCTGACAATGTAGGCAAATGCGACCATGAGCATAGTTGTGGGTATCACTATACTCCTAAAGACTATTTCCGTGAGCATCCAGACTTTCTATCTAAGGACAAATTGCCTTATCCGACAAGAGGGAATACCCAACCGAAAGTCGTAGAAAAGCCTATTTCCTATATCGCCAACGCTATTATGGAGCGTTCCTTGTCTCATTACGGAATCAATCCGTTATACCAGTACCTTTCCAAGGTCTTTGGTGAACAAGAGACAGAAAGGCTGATGAAGATGTATCATGTCGGAACATCCTATAAGTGGGGAGGCTCAACCATTTATTGGCAAGTTGACAAGGATGATAAGGTGAGGACTGGCAAGGTCATGCTGTATAATCCCAAAGACGGACATCGTGTGAAAGAGCCACGTTCTTATGTTGGATGGGCGCATGCTTTTCTTCATCTTCCAGATTTCAACTTGTGCCAATGTTTCTTTGGTGAGCATTTGCTGGCACAGCATCCCACAATGTCGGTCGCTATTGTCGAGAGTGAAAAAACTGCCATAATCGCATCCCATTTCATCCCCAATTTCATCTGGCTGGCAACTGGAGGTATGCATGGCTGTCTCAACCAAATCGCTGTCAAGGTGTTGGGAGGTCGGGACATCATTCTATTCCCTGACCTTGGAGCAACGGACAAATGGAAATCAAAAATTCCATTGCTGCAATCTGTTTGCAAAAGGGTTGTCATAAGCAACATCTTGGAAGACAATGCCACCGATGAACAAAAGACCAAAGGTCTTGACATTGCTGACTTCCTACTGATGGCGGAAACACCGCAGATGGCGCTACAAAGGCTGATAAAGCAACATCCGCCACTCAAACATCTGATAGACTGTCTTGGGTTGGTGTTGGTGGAAGAGTCATAG
- a CDS encoding DUF3987 domain-containing protein: MDALELCNKINMEAESLADSGFPLEVFPQKMQSIIIDMVVHGNFKVDYVAMSMLSAASAALGNTYRIHVKQDWDTNAALYIILVGRPGMGKTPPLQLAYKPIREYERKLFDKFCHELDLYEAACATKESGSKEMKKPILKRVTLDDFTLEALVLEHYNNLRGIAINYDEILGLLANTDRYGKNPMLERLLSIWSGCHLENTRVKNDRPQRVEEPCVNIIGTTQTKRMKELMASKFMDTGFLDRILVVYPKSKKVPHWLDEEDSHVRQSEASRKWADIIGKIFGLDYARCNDTNECCPNILYMDKDAHSLFFGWWNRNVDAINAIEDDEDVETRVMKHNTHVARIALLLQALRYACGESHLQSIDVDSIEGALRLNEYCENCYQRCRAFVAEDTCDSMSKELLYLLEDSFDTKTAIKTGMENLHVTDRTVMNYIKELMKSGLITKAKKGFYEKVKFETGQATET, from the coding sequence ATGGATGCGCTTGAACTCTGTAATAAAATCAACATGGAAGCCGAGTCTTTAGCGGACTCAGGCTTCCCTCTTGAGGTATTTCCACAAAAAATGCAGTCCATCATCATAGACATGGTGGTGCACGGCAATTTCAAGGTGGATTATGTCGCCATGTCCATGCTGTCGGCAGCATCAGCGGCTCTTGGCAATACCTATCGTATTCACGTTAAGCAGGATTGGGACACGAATGCCGCTCTTTATATCATATTGGTTGGCAGACCTGGCATGGGCAAAACTCCACCATTACAGCTTGCATACAAGCCAATTCGGGAGTATGAACGAAAGCTGTTTGACAAGTTTTGCCATGAACTTGACCTGTATGAGGCAGCATGTGCAACAAAGGAAAGCGGAAGCAAGGAAATGAAGAAGCCTATTCTGAAAAGGGTCACATTGGATGACTTTACATTGGAGGCTCTGGTATTGGAGCATTACAACAACTTGCGTGGCATAGCCATCAACTATGATGAAATTCTCGGACTGCTTGCCAATACAGACAGGTATGGGAAAAATCCCATGCTTGAACGCCTACTTTCCATCTGGAGCGGATGCCACTTGGAGAATACACGTGTCAAGAATGACCGCCCACAACGTGTAGAAGAGCCATGTGTCAACATCATCGGTACAACACAGACCAAACGAATGAAGGAACTGATGGCTTCCAAATTCATGGATACAGGTTTTCTTGACCGTATTCTGGTTGTATATCCCAAATCCAAGAAAGTTCCACACTGGCTGGATGAGGAAGACAGCCATGTGCGCCAGAGCGAGGCTTCAAGAAAATGGGCTGACATCATCGGGAAAATCTTTGGACTTGACTATGCAAGGTGTAATGACACAAATGAATGTTGTCCAAATATCCTTTATATGGACAAGGATGCACATTCCCTTTTCTTTGGTTGGTGGAACAGAAATGTGGATGCCATCAATGCCATAGAGGACGATGAAGATGTTGAAACGAGGGTGATGAAGCACAATACCCACGTCGCACGCATTGCCTTATTGCTCCAAGCTCTAAGATACGCCTGTGGCGAGAGCCATCTGCAAAGTATTGATGTGGATTCCATAGAAGGAGCATTACGACTCAATGAATACTGTGAGAATTGCTATCAACGCTGCCGAGCCTTTGTTGCTGAAGACACCTGTGATTCTATGTCCAAGGAGTTGCTGTATCTGTTGGAAGACAGTTTTGACACAAAAACAGCCATAAAAACAGGAATGGAGAATCTGCATGTTACAGACCGTACTGTGATGAACTATATAAAGGAGCTTATGAAGTCTGGACTAATCACAAAGGCAAAGAAAGGATTTTACGAAAAAGTAAAGTTCGAAACAGGACAGGCTACTGAAACATAA
- a CDS encoding helix-turn-helix domain-containing protein yields MNKELTFNDLPMVVAQLRDEVVGMKQMIVSLQSQNKPHKANTHIPMSVEEASAYLKMPMATLYMKLGNGSIPATKPGKRYCLYQDELDKWLETNRKNPVPLTAEEENAAILAGNKRKPKPLNW; encoded by the coding sequence ATGAATAAGGAATTAACTTTCAACGACCTTCCAATGGTCGTTGCCCAGCTTCGGGACGAAGTGGTGGGCATGAAGCAGATGATCGTCAGTCTGCAATCACAGAACAAGCCACACAAGGCTAATACGCACATACCTATGAGTGTGGAGGAAGCATCGGCATACCTGAAAATGCCGATGGCAACTCTCTACATGAAACTTGGTAACGGCAGCATTCCTGCCACCAAGCCAGGCAAACGTTACTGCCTCTATCAGGATGAACTTGACAAGTGGCTGGAGACTAACCGCAAGAATCCTGTACCTCTTACGGCAGAGGAAGAGAACGCAGCCATTCTTGCAGGAAACAAGCGCAAGCCGAAACCCTTAAACTGGTAA
- a CDS encoding site-specific integrase, whose amino-acid sequence MSNICKTVSLRTRKIKDGHMLSYYLDYYPGYRDESTMKVIRHESLGIYIYAKPKNQMEQKYNLNLMARAEAIRCRRFEAIVNERYDFFDKEKMKGDFLAYFKKLADKKNSKWQHVYMHFRTFTQGKCTFGEINVDLCNRFREYLLTAPQGLHKNRKLHINSAANYWSTFRASIHTAYRDRKIKENPNGFLERIETIPTDKEHLSQDEVIRLASTPCSAPALKRAFLFSCLTALRKSDIKKLTWEEIQPYGSDGVMYVTTRMQKTKDIVHNPISEEALELIGYSPDKRGKVFPDFKDSMTQAPLKNWLKDAGITKHISYHCSRHSFACLQLDAGTSIAVVQRYLGHKNVATTEVYAKISDAQKRASVGCITLKK is encoded by the coding sequence ATGAGCAACATTTGCAAGACCGTATCATTGCGTACACGCAAAATCAAGGACGGACACATGCTGTCCTATTATCTTGACTATTATCCAGGCTATCGTGACGAGAGCACGATGAAAGTCATTCGCCATGAGTCGCTTGGCATCTACATCTATGCCAAGCCGAAGAACCAGATGGAACAGAAGTACAACCTCAACCTTATGGCAAGAGCCGAGGCGATACGCTGCCGTCGCTTCGAAGCTATCGTCAACGAGCGTTACGACTTCTTCGACAAGGAGAAAATGAAGGGAGATTTCCTTGCCTACTTCAAGAAACTGGCAGACAAGAAGAACTCCAAGTGGCAGCACGTCTATATGCACTTTCGTACATTCACGCAAGGCAAGTGTACCTTTGGGGAGATAAACGTGGACTTGTGCAACAGATTTCGTGAGTATCTGCTGACAGCACCACAGGGACTGCATAAGAACAGAAAGCTACATATCAACTCAGCAGCCAACTACTGGTCAACTTTCCGTGCTTCAATCCACACTGCCTATCGTGACCGCAAGATAAAGGAGAACCCGAACGGTTTCTTGGAACGTATCGAGACAATCCCGACTGACAAGGAGCATCTTTCACAAGACGAGGTTATCCGCTTGGCATCCACACCATGCTCTGCTCCTGCCTTGAAGCGAGCCTTCCTTTTCTCTTGCCTAACGGCATTGCGAAAGAGCGACATCAAGAAACTCACTTGGGAGGAGATACAGCCATACGGCAGCGATGGTGTGATGTATGTCACCACACGAATGCAGAAGACAAAGGACATCGTGCATAACCCTATCAGTGAGGAAGCCTTGGAACTGATAGGCTATTCACCAGATAAACGAGGCAAGGTGTTCCCCGATTTCAAAGACTCCATGACACAGGCACCGCTGAAAAATTGGCTGAAAGATGCAGGGATTACCAAGCATATCTCCTATCATTGTTCACGCCACAGCTTTGCCTGTCTCCAGCTGGACGCAGGAACAAGTATTGCGGTTGTGCAGCGTTATCTCGGTCACAAGAATGTGGCAACAACAGAAGTGTATGCCAAGATTTCCGATGCACAGAAGCGTGCTTCGGTTGGCTGCATCACCTTGAAGAAGTAA
- a CDS encoding helix-turn-helix domain-containing protein, which translates to MRPTRKCEFCGKTFVPRSGMQKYCSEECQAETKRLRKKRQQDLINGIEPIMDLQHQEYLTFSKAAILMGCTRQYIYKLVANGKLKASRLSSRMAFVRKADIEKMFEGHPYKRVVPASKSKLSKKAKAEKPTQNQEPTKGKEENDVLDYYSGEEVMSIYKVKKSWLYTSAKRNQIPMCRIAGKNYYSKRHIDEFFGTAVDLNSITEWVTADDVEEAFSMSKSALRAYTYRHKIPTKREYGRTYYSKEHLEELRRTDLMSDDSYYTTEQVQQIYGLTSANICHIVRVHHISKVKVGVKNLLLKTDVERAMAERAAKGL; encoded by the coding sequence ATGAGACCGACAAGAAAATGTGAATTTTGTGGCAAGACTTTCGTGCCAAGGAGCGGTATGCAGAAATACTGTTCCGAGGAATGTCAGGCTGAGACAAAACGTCTTAGGAAGAAAAGACAGCAGGACTTGATTAACGGCATTGAGCCAATCATGGATCTGCAACATCAGGAGTATCTTACCTTCTCCAAAGCTGCCATTCTAATGGGATGCACCCGACAGTATATCTACAAACTTGTGGCTAACGGCAAGTTGAAGGCATCAAGATTGAGCAGCAGAATGGCATTCGTTAGAAAGGCTGATATAGAGAAGATGTTTGAGGGTCATCCCTACAAGCGTGTGGTTCCTGCCAGCAAGAGCAAGCTCAGTAAAAAGGCAAAAGCAGAAAAGCCAACACAAAACCAGGAACCAACAAAAGGGAAAGAGGAGAATGATGTGCTTGACTATTATTCGGGCGAGGAAGTGATGTCCATTTATAAGGTCAAGAAGTCTTGGCTCTATACATCCGCCAAGCGCAACCAGATACCGATGTGCCGTATCGCTGGCAAGAACTATTACAGCAAACGGCATATTGATGAGTTCTTCGGTACTGCCGTTGACCTCAACAGCATAACGGAATGGGTGACAGCTGATGATGTAGAGGAAGCCTTTAGCATGAGCAAGTCAGCACTTAGGGCATACACCTACCGTCATAAGATACCGACTAAACGTGAGTACGGTCGTACCTATTACTCAAAGGAGCATCTTGAAGAACTGCGCAGGACTGACCTTATGAGCGATGACAGCTATTATACCACAGAGCAAGTACAGCAGATATATGGTCTGACAAGTGCCAACATCTGCCATATCGTGAGAGTTCACCATATCAGTAAGGTAAAAGTGGGTGTAAAGAACCTGCTTTTGAAGACGGATGTGGAGCGTGCAATGGCAGAAAGAGCTGCTAAAGGACTGTGA
- a CDS encoding glycosyltransferase family protein, whose protein sequence is MKFLFIVQGEGRGHLTQAITLEEMLLRNGHEVVEVLVGESSSRILPGFFNRNIQAPVKRFISPNFLPAADNKRANLKKSFTYNLLRIPEYFRSMCYINQRIKETGAEVVINFYELLTGLTYALFRPSVPYVCVGHQYLFLHQNFEFPDKNSFELRMLRFFTKMTAVRSSKKLALSFNDMEPDRGQQVVVVPPLIRQEVTAIQPEEGNYIHGYMVNSGFADSVEEFHTIYPEVPLRFFWDKADAEEVTRIDETLSFYQIDDVKFLNGMAGCRAYATTAGFESICEAMYLGKPVLMVPAHIEQDCNAHDAMRAGAGIISDSFDLKPLLRFAGTYSPNRTFVRWVRSGERRIILELEKLAASQSAITSIPTFTNYLPI, encoded by the coding sequence ATGAAATTTTTATTTATTGTACAAGGCGAGGGTAGGGGACACTTGACACAAGCTATTACCCTTGAAGAAATGTTGTTGCGTAATGGACATGAAGTAGTGGAAGTATTAGTCGGTGAGAGTTCATCACGTATCTTGCCCGGATTTTTTAACCGGAATATACAGGCACCGGTCAAACGTTTTATCAGTCCTAATTTCTTGCCTGCGGCAGATAATAAACGAGCGAATCTAAAGAAAAGCTTTACTTACAATTTACTGCGTATTCCGGAATATTTTCGCAGTATGTGCTATATTAATCAGCGGATTAAGGAGACGGGGGCGGAAGTAGTGATCAACTTCTACGAGCTTCTGACGGGACTTACCTACGCACTCTTTCGTCCCTCCGTTCCATATGTCTGCGTCGGACACCAATACTTGTTTTTACATCAGAATTTTGAATTTCCGGATAAAAACTCTTTTGAATTGCGGATGCTGCGTTTCTTCACCAAGATGACAGCTGTTAGATCTTCGAAGAAACTTGCTTTATCTTTCAATGATATGGAACCGGACAGGGGACAACAAGTGGTGGTAGTTCCTCCTTTAATTCGGCAGGAAGTAACTGCTATTCAACCGGAAGAAGGAAATTATATTCATGGATATATGGTAAATTCCGGTTTTGCAGATAGTGTGGAGGAATTTCATACGATATATCCGGAAGTTCCTTTGAGGTTTTTCTGGGACAAAGCAGATGCAGAGGAGGTGACCCGGATTGACGAAACACTAAGTTTCTATCAGATAGATGATGTGAAGTTTCTTAATGGGATGGCCGGTTGTCGCGCTTATGCTACCACTGCCGGGTTCGAATCTATCTGTGAAGCAATGTATCTGGGAAAACCTGTATTGATGGTTCCGGCACATATTGAGCAGGATTGTAATGCCCATGATGCAATGAGGGCAGGAGCCGGAATTATCAGTGATTCTTTTGATTTGAAGCCTTTACTCCGTTTTGCCGGAACGTATTCTCCTAATCGTACTTTCGTTCGTTGGGTACGTAGCGGTGAACGACGTATTATTCTGGAACTGGAAAAACTGGCTGCATCACAATCAGCAATTACTTCAATACCAACATTTACTAATTATTTACCGATATGA
- a CDS encoding type II toxin-antitoxin system HicB family antitoxin, with translation MKLNKTDYVLERASDGGYYAWLTVNMQCNAYGESPEEAVLNLQETMNEMIDEMYMVEEFI, from the coding sequence ATGAAACTGAATAAAACAGATTATGTACTTGAGCGGGCGTCAGACGGCGGATATTATGCCTGGTTGACTGTGAATATGCAATGTAATGCTTACGGAGAGTCTCCTGAAGAAGCTGTGCTGAATTTGCAGGAAACAATGAATGAAATGATAGATGAGATGTATATGGTAGAAGAGTTTATTTAA